A section of the Candidatus Cloacimonadota bacterium genome encodes:
- the cmk gene encoding (d)CMP kinase yields MKDKRKKFVIAIDGPASSGKSTTAKLLAKKLKCVYIDSGAMYRAVALFLKDNNIDLENETALKEILDKINIEILYNSEKDENIILLNGKDVSMAIRNSEITNYSSIIATKKIVREKMVQFQRMLAKNQSIIMDGRDIGTVVFPDADFKFFLTASLNERAKRRFLEMKNKSAIWPTDNISLERIKEELKWRDRTDSNRKISPLKKAKDAILIDTTNLTIEEQVKEILNILKK; encoded by the coding sequence ATGAAAGATAAAAGAAAAAAATTCGTAATAGCCATTGACGGACCTGCCAGTTCAGGGAAGAGCACAACCGCAAAACTGTTAGCGAAAAAACTGAAATGTGTCTATATTGATAGCGGAGCGATGTATAGAGCAGTTGCTCTCTTTTTAAAAGATAATAATATTGATTTAGAGAATGAAACTGCACTCAAAGAGATATTAGATAAAATTAATATAGAAATACTTTACAATTCTGAAAAAGACGAAAACATTATTTTGCTAAATGGAAAAGATGTATCTATGGCAATTCGGAATTCTGAGATTACTAATTATTCTTCAATTATAGCTACGAAAAAGATTGTTCGTGAAAAAATGGTGCAATTTCAAAGAATGCTCGCTAAAAATCAATCAATTATAATGGATGGGAGAGATATAGGAACAGTTGTATTCCCGGATGCGGATTTCAAATTCTTTTTAACTGCTTCTTTGAACGAAAGAGCTAAAAGAAGATTTCTTGAAATGAAAAACAAATCCGCAATATGGCCGACTGATAACATTTCATTGGAAAGAATTAAAGAAGAACTAAAATGGCGCGATAGGACAGATAGTAATAGAAAGATTTCTCCTCTTAAAAAGGCAAAAGATGCAATTCTGATTGATACTACTAACCTTACAATTGAGGAGCAGGTAAAAGAAATTTTAAATATTTTAAAAAAATGA